Proteins from a single region of Gossypium arboreum isolate Shixiya-1 chromosome 1, ASM2569848v2, whole genome shotgun sequence:
- the LOC108482845 gene encoding protein SIEVE ELEMENT OCCLUSION B-like: MLTKHITHQTSENSNTFIYSTMAAPISFSLSSLASKSQQLVRNERRMFAASDDGAMMKQIQSTHAPDGRVVDVKPILQVIENVLHHIIPNIDHAMKGGTGHIDALDDLTTSSAVDGALDALAYIVHKICCEVSCKCSGGGDAHATTMGILNMLSSYSWDAKVVLTLAAFAVNFGEFWLIVQLCTSNSLAKSVALLKQLPDLLEHSPTLKPHFDALNKLINAMIDVTKCIVEFTELPSEFISIDVPPLSTAMAHIPTATYWIIWSVVACAAQITGLVGMRHEFITSTSEAWELSSLAHKVSSIHEHLQSLLHLCYERIDEKKLLKAFEDFKRTIETPQMDNLKILLKIFRKEETCYLLNPDKTEVLIDVLRRKHVLLLISDLDISHEEIRVLEALYKGERVSSELNYEILWLPIVDRSTWNDGYEQKFLNLKSIMSWYTVKHPFAIEPAVIKYIMEVWGFVKKPIAVTLDPQGKVLCPNALNMMWIWGNSAFPFSSEKEESFWKVEAWTLELLVDRLEPNLPTWVSQQKVVCFYGGVQMEWIESFTTATKGVAKALDIGLEMVYVGKNNAKERVKKITGLIKEKQLSHAWEDENVWFFWNRLESMLYSKTQHGKTIENDVIKQEVMTMLAYDGSENGWAVFFTGSDEMVRANGEKVLSSMKSFDEWEKLAKQMGFIPALRKHLDGITDDHHCTRLILPGNGGGIPERVQCAECGRPMEMYFMYRCCVE, translated from the exons ATGCTTACTAAAcacatcacacatcaaacatcgGAAAATAGTAATACTTTCATATATTCAACAATGGCTGCCCCTATCTCATTCTCACTCTCATCACTGGCTTCTAAATCCCAGCAACTGGTGAGGAATGAGCGTCGGATGTTCGCCGCATCCGATGACGGTGCAATGATGAAGCAAATTCAGTCCACTCATGCTCCCGATGGTCGTGTTGTTGATGTTAAACCAATTCTCCAAGTCATTGAAAATGTGTTGCATCATATCATTCCCAACATTGATCATGCTATGAAA GGTGGAACGGGACACATCGATGCTCTCGATGATCTTACCACCTCGTCTGCCGTTGATGGTGCACTTGATGCATTGGCTTATATCGTACACAAAATCTGCTGCGAG GTATCATGCAAGTGTTCAGGCGGAGGGGATGCTCATGCAACAACAATGGGGATTCTCAACATGCTTTCAAGCTATTCATGGGATGCAAAAGTGGTGCTAACATTAGCTGCTTTCGCagtgaattttggtgaattttggcTGATCGTTCAGCTTTGCACTTCCAACTCATTGGCCAAATCCGTGGCTCTCCTCAAGCAATTACCCGACCTTTTAGAGCATTCCCCAACATTGAAACCCCACTTTGATGCACTTAACAAGCTCATCAATGCAATGATTGATGTAACCAAGTGCATTGTTGAGTTCACTGAACTACCTTCTGAGTTTATTTCGATCGATGTGCCACCATTGTCGACCGCCATGGCTCATATCCCCACTGCTACCTACTGGATCATTTGGAGTGTCGTCGCTTGTGCTGCACAGATTACGGGTCTTGTAGGGATGAGACACGA GTTCATTACATCGACTTCTGAGGCATGGGAACTATCAAGCTTAGCACATAAAGTTAGTAGCATACATGAACACCTTCAAAGTCTATTACATCTTTGTTATGAGCGCATTG ATGAGAAGAAGCTATTGAAAGCTTTTGAAGACTTCAAGCGTACTATTGAAACACCTCAAATGGACAACTTGAAGATTCTCCTAAAAATATTCCGCAAGGAAGAGACTTGTTATCTCTTGAATCCAGACAAGACCGAG GTTCTTATCGATGTCTTGAGAAGAAAGCATGTTTTATTGCTCATTTCAGATCTTGACATCTCCCATGAGGAGATTCGAGTTCTTGAGGCTCTTTACAAAGGTGAAAGGGTATCATCTGAGCTTAACTATGAGATCCTATGGCTCCCAATCGTGGACAGATCGACTTGGAATGATGGTTATGAACAAAAGTTTTTGAACTTGAAATCAATTATGTCATGGTATACAGTGAAACATCCTTTTGCCATTGAACCAGCAGTGATTAAATACATAATGGAAGTATGGGGTTTCGTTAAGAAACCAATTGCGGTGACATTGGATCCACAAGGAAAGGTTTTATGCCCAAATGCACTCAACATGATGTGGATATGGGGAAATTCAGCTTTCCCATTTAGCAGTGAAAAAGAAGAAAGTTTTTGGAAAGTTGAAGCTTGGACCCTTGAGCTTCTCGTTGATCGCCTTGAGCCAAACTTACCTACTTGG GTGAGCCAACAGAAAGTGGTATGCTTTTATGGCGGTGTGCAAATGGAATGGATCGAAAGTTTCACTACCGCAACAAAAGGGGTTGCAAAGGCTCTCGACATTGGGTTAGAAATGGTTTATGTTGGAAAAAACAATGCAAAGGAACGAGTGAAAAAGATTACTGGTCTAATCAAAGAGAAGCAACTTAGCCACGCTTGGGAAGATGAAAATGTGTGGTTCTTTTGGAACCGATTAGAAAGCATGTTGTACTCGAAAACCCAACATGGGAAGACCATTGAAAACGACGTTATAAAACAAGAAGTGATGACGATGCTTGCATATGACGGTAGTGAAAATGGATGGGCAGTGTTCTTCACTGGTTCAGATGAAATGGTGAGAGCCAATGGAGAGAAAGTGCTTAGCAGCATGAAGAGCTTTGATGAATGGGAAAAACTTGCGAAGCAAATGGGGTTTATCCCAGCACTTCGTAAACATTTGGACGGGATTACCGATGACCATCACTGCACTCGCCTTATCCTACCGGGAAACGGTGGCGGGATTCCGGAGAGGGTGCAGTGTGCTGAGTGTGGACGTCCGATGgagatgtatttcatgtatcgctGCTGTGTTGAGTGA